TTCTATGATCTCACACAGCAGTATCTATCGAAGTAACAAACTTACACATCTATTGGTCTGAAGTTGAAGTTGTAGCTTCACCAAACAAACCATACAATTTATGTTCCTTAGAAAAACTATCATACCACAGATGTTAGTTTTGGTTACCTTCGTGCAAATGGTTGGAGTTATTTGCAATATATCCTAGAGCAATCAGGCTAAAATGTCAACTTCTAGCCTTTCGATCATGTTATTTATTTGTATTTACATGCTTACACATGCATCAACCAAAACTAGTGACATGCTATGGTGAAGGACAGGATATCCATTTCTTTCTTGCAGTGAATGATAGAGTACTTTTATTAATATATTTTTTTCTATGTTTCACAAGTAAACGCTAAGAAACagtttttgttttctttttttaGTGTAACATCTGTTATGTTACATTTAGCGTTCCATTGTTTCCCTAACTGAATATATTTACAAGACATTATCCTCTATATGCTTGAAACAGAACCTCAATATGTTGAAAAAATGATTCCTTGTATTGCACTGTAAAGCTGCAAATAGAAGCACTGGCACTAACAATCATTTGCTCTTAACCTCAGATCTTATTGTAGCAAGTGCTGGCGATGATAAAAAGATCTCATTGTGGCATAAGAAGGGTCAAAATGTAGGACAACTACCAACATCAACTGTCGACCGTGGTGATGACATAGAGGTATCAGACATTAATATGATTATGTGCTCATGTATTATGCCTAACAACATGCACGTGCACTCTTATTGGGGATTTATCTAGCATTTTTTTGAAAATGCTACCTGTTTATCTATTAGCAATGCCATGACGGAAAATTTCACATCTTTGTTCATAGGCATTGCTATATTGCTTATTCATTTCTTACCTTTTTCCTTTAACGGCAAACATGCTAAATTTGGACTAATTACATGCATATGACATGCCTAGACATTTTATTTGAGTACAAAAATGAAACGATCAACCCGAATAATATCTGGTTCATTTTAGCACTAACGTTTTTGTGTTTTAGTCCATTTGAATTTTGGTTTTTTTAGAGTTCTTGGCATTGACAACAAAGCAACATTGGCAACTATAATGACATCTTTTttctatatatgtttgtttgttttaTTGGGTTTCTTTCTTTTACACCCTAATATAGATTTAATATGCTATTGTTTAAATGTTTAGCCACTTTAATAAATAAAAGCTGCACTGTACTGCTTGATTCCTTTGAAATTTCCTACCCAGCATCTAACACGAGCAATTGAACATATGGcactgctctctctctctctctctctgcgtgcATTCATGGGATTACTGAGTAATCATCTGATGGTATTTCAATCCTTTATAACTTTATTTGGTAAACCTGTGCCCATGGCTAATCCTGGCAACCTATACTTTCTTATTAGGAGTGCATTTATTCTATCAGCTTTAGCAACAAAGGTTCTCGATATCTCTGTTCCTGTGGAAGTGGCCATATTGTTAGGATATGGGATTTGCAGCGTAAGAGATGTATCAAATGGCTAAGCGGTCACACTGACACAATTACTGGCGTAATGTATAACTGCAAAGATGAACATTTGGCATCGATCAGCATGAAGGGGGACCTGATTCTTCATAATCTTGCTTCTGGAGCACGTGTTTCTGAACTTAGCGATCCAAACGGACAGGTAAATTGATTTACTTCTTTGTGTTTTTACGTAAAATGTGCATGCCTCACATTAGGTCCTAGGAGTACCTGAATTTTAAGAATGGACTTTCTGAATTTATTAGTTTTCCTGCATTATTTATGCAAGGTCAGGTTCTGAGAGTGCTTGATTATTCACGAAATAGTAGGCATTTATTGGTGACAGCTGGAGATGATGGTTCTGTGCATCTTTGGGATACAACTGCAAAGTCTCCTAAGGTATCAGAATTCGGGGTTCTGCTGATGTTATACTTATTCTTTGGTTGTTCAAGTGTTATAAAGTTAACCGCTAAAATAAAAATAAGATGCAGCCTTCAAGATAGCTTATCATATAGATGATAGAGAAAGTTATTATGGTATTTCCTAAAAAATTGACAGTAGTGTTATCTATCTATTTATATACTATACAGTCATTATACTGTCTTGTGCATACCAACATTTTGTCTTGAACCATGGCCTTTTGTAGTGTCTGTAGAGAAAGCTGTGTTAGCTCCATGTATTCTAAAGGGTGCTAAGCTTAGAGTAGGGTACCAGCTAGTTCCTCCATAGGGCACCTAGGCCCTGTTAGGCACAGCTTCTCAAGTCTCAACCAGCATTTGTTTAAGAATAAGCCCACGATGTGCAAACACGTAGCTTGTGCTGATATTTTTCCCATGGTTCTCGAAAATGAACTTCCCTTGAATTTTCCTCTCAGCAGGGCCCAGTGGGGGCAGATCAGCTTCTTATACTGTCTGCCACTAGCAAGCTTGTTCGCTCGCCTGATCTCCCTCTGCCTCTGTTCGCCACGGCCACACTGCCTCTGTCTGCTTTGTCGCTCTCCAATGGTTGAGATCCCATCCATTGTTGAGCTCCCCTATGATATCCTTGTGAGCTTGCTTCTCTTGGAGGTGGCCATAGTTGCCatgccctagttttggctatgggAGCTGCATGTGTGGCATGGTAGGAAAAGCTGTGATCATGTGAGCTGCCTATGTGCCAAGGGTGCTGTGACTAACGGGTGTGGTGACTTCCTCAGTTTGGGGTTGCATGTGTGCTTGTTTTTTGGCTGCAGCATCAGGGATTGGAGCTGGAGGAAAAGGATGACGAATGGTAGATGCTCGTAAACAGTGGTGGATTCAGGATTGATGGGGGGGGGGGTACTAAGCTAAGGCTATAAAAACTTTTTAAACCAAACAAAAAGAATCTAATTGATGTTTAATATGACACAAGAAGCAAGGCATAATTTAAACATTCAAGAAATATGTAGACCAAAATAAAATACGAATTCTACAAATACAATAATCAATACATACCATTCATGAGTTGATGTTGTGAGGTAAATTTATCTTCCGAGTTCTTAAGCCTTGAAAATGTTTCAAAATCTTTTCATCTTTATTATCTACAAACATATCCCGCTCAATATAGCATATCATGCTGTTATTCATCCATTCATCACCCATCTTGTTTTTTCTTTTAGTCTTGATGATGTTCATAGGAGAAAAGGCTCTCTCAACAGTTGCAGTTGCCACTGACAAGATCAATGCATGCTCAACAAGATGATACACTAAACTGAAATATGTGTCTATCTGTTTAAACCATCTTTGTAGCAAGGTGTCCAAGATCATTAGAATCTTTGAATCCATCATCATTTCTAACTTCATCAATGAATAAAAGTCGGTCCATAAGGCATGTACATTTATAATTTCTAAAATCAGCACCTATAAATCTTTGATAGCTCAATTAACTTGTCTAAATCAAAGTTGGCAAAAGAATCCCTTGGATCCAGACAAGCAATACATCCAAGTAACTGAGTTGATCTTTCAGGGAAGCGGTTGTTCAACTCAACAAGAACTTGATCAATCAAAACAATGAAAATTCCATTATGAAAATGATGGTAGTAACTCACCAGTTTAGCACCACGACACCTTGATATGCCTCTAGTTGGTATTGTATCATCCATATTTGGGATTACTatgttcattttggtacaaaaacTCTTCACTTCCTCAAATAAGGGATCCCAACCATTTTCCCTCATGTCATTCATATTCCTTAGCACAGATCCATTCAATCCTATTGCACACACAATGTTTTGATTATTTCTTTGCAAACATTGTGATAAATCTTGAGTCCTTCCCAATACTCTTATCATAAGATGTAATATGAACACAAACCCATTTGTTCCAATTGTATTATaattagaagcatctttcttctgATTCTTGATCAGAAATTTATCCATCTTATCCCTACAAATGtaatttttttctcgaacacgtagGAGAACTGCACATCTATATATTAAGAGGAAAAGAAGAGTCCAAGCTGGACCGAAACGAACAATACAAACTAACATAGCCACCTAAGGTGGCCACATACACCAATACACGAAAGGATCCATGAAACTAGAAGAAAAACAGATCGACCATCTAAACTCAACTAAAGACCATGGATAGGGGCAATAAGAAGGGAGAGCTCCTTAGCCCCGGCCAGCCTCCAAACATCCTTCTCTTGATTAGCTTTCCTGAGAGCCAAATTCAGGTCTGGATTCTGCCCATGAAAAACACAGCTATTTCTGTGCTTCCAAAGAATCCAGGCACCAAGGATAATTAGGGAATTCAGCCCCTGCTTAGGAACACCACTAACCTACTAACCTAGCAAACATGGGACTACTAGCAAAAGCAGGAGGCCAGGAGGCAGGAGCTGCTGCCGCGGCCGCCCGCGATGGCCTGGCCCGCTAGCCACGTCCGCGTGGGCGTGGTCTGGTCGAGGGCTGACTGAGGGAGCGAGCGGGGGAGCGCCACTGAGGCCTGATGGCAGCGCCGCGACGGCCGGCGAGGTGAGggagggcggcggctagggcctaGGGGCGCAGCACGAGCGGGCGAGCGGCGGCTGGACGCGTGCGGACTGCGGTGCCGAGATGAGGGGCTGAGAAGCGGATGATGTGCTGAACTTGCTCTTTTTTCCTTGACTTTGTGGGCCTATATTCACTGTGTTACTGGGCCGCGACCGGGGCTGCAACCCGGGCAGCCCCGGACGCAGATCCGCCCCTGCTTGTAAAAAGCTATAAAAGAGCCCCAAACATCCAGCTTTTTTGTACATCACCTTGTTAAAGAACCAGCTTTTCTGGGCATGTGGGAAAGGCCAGCTTATGCATAATTTTACATTCTGCAAACAGGAATCTAGGGCAACCTGGACATGCAGGTTGAACATAGGAAGGTCGGTGAAGGGTTTAGGGATTCATTGGCCTAGTGATTAAAATGGATAAGTGTTTGGTGACCCAATGTTGAACAACCCTGATTAATGCCCAAGCCCTGTTCTCATGTTTGTGTACTAGCTTCTTTCCATTTAAAAATAGAAGCTCAAGACACTTTATTTTAGTTCGTCCAGACCTGAGATGGAGCTACTAGCTAGAAGTTGGACCTGGCCAAACTGATGGGCTGGCCACTTAGCTCCTGTGTTTACCAAATTTGCAGAGGCAGGCTGCTGACCAGTTCCCTGATGGGTGGAACAGGGTGCATTTAAGAACATTTCTGGCTATATTTTTTTCCACCCGGACTATTTGTTTCTTGGAAACTTAAAATCCGATTTCTTTGTTTTTTTATTTGTTTGACAGAGGTTTGAAGGTAAAATACATGTAGTAGTCATTTTGACTCTTGAGTCTTTATGTAGCTGTGATTATTATTCCGTTGTTTCTGGTACTATAAAATTACTTGCTTGAATTGATTTAAACATATAATCTATTGATATACACTGGTTATCATTGTTTGTTTCAGAAATATTAAAATAATTGATCTGCATGATCAGCTTTCTTCTGCTTATACTTGCTTTAGTTTTCTTGAATTGACTAACGAGTAACCACTGTTGTGCAGGTTTCATGGCTGAAGCAACATTCTGCACCCACAAGTGGTGTTTGTATTTCACCATCCAGTGATAAGGTTTTGTGGTTGTAAATGCAGCTGGCATTTAATGTCTGAATGGATAATGTCTTTCCACTCTTGATGTTTATATTTTACTTTTGCAGATAATTGCTACAGTGGGCCTTGATAAGAAGTTATACACTTTAGATTCAGGGTCAAGACGGCCGGCCCACACTATTCCTCATGAGGCCCCATTCTCCTCATTGGCGTATAATGATGATGGTACTATAATAGCAGCGGGCACTAACAGTGGACGTGTGGTGTTCTATGATATTCGAGGAAAACCAAAGCCATTGACCATCCTTCGTGCATATAATACTTCTGAGGTGAGAAACCACAATCATCTTTTCTCTTTGGTCTGCAAATTGTTGTTGGCTTGCAGAAAATTCTGTTTCCTGTTGTACTTTGTTCATTGATTTTTCCACGTCATGGTATAGCAGTTCCACTTGAGAAAAACATATCGATTAGTACTATTATTTTGTGTTAGCCCGGTACATCTGTTTTCTGATGTAGTTCAAGTATGATTGGAACTCTTTGCTTTGAATGACTGGCACAAGTGTTTTCTTTTCTTGTTATGATGTGGAGGTCTTTTCACCTTTTCGTATCATATTTGTAGTTCTGTGCTCtttatttttttctcgaacaatgTTCTGTACTCTTCAATGTTTTCAAGTCGGACGATTTGCTAGTAGTTTTGGCTGACCGACTAgggcgattaatcgcgattaatcacgattagtcggacgacttggacGATTAATCGCGACTGGTCCAAACCGACTTTGACAATTAatcgcgactaatcgcgattaatcggacgacttgaaaacaaTGCTCTTTCTCGAAACAAAGAATCCCAGGATGAAAGTAGAATTGTACTATTTAGTTGCGAGAAGTCTCTGGCAATGAAATACATTCCTATTTATTTTTGCTGAATCATTGTCATGCAGAACCTGATAATTGAAAGGTATCTTATTCAAATTAATGATTAAAATGTACTGATGGTTTTACATAAAGACTCCTTCACGAAATTCTTACACCTACAATCTACTCTTTAATTTGTTTTTTTAACATTCCTGAAATTACAATTTCAGGCTGTGACAGGTTTATGCTGGCAACGGTCGAAGCCTGTCGTTGTTAATGAGAACAGTTCTTCTGAAGTTGCTCTTCTTGGGGGAACTAATGAAGAGTCTGTTCTTATGCCAGATCCCTTGCCTTCAGCAACACCTACAGGCCTTGGTTCTGGGGTGGCCACTACAAGTCTTCTCTCTTTGACAGCAAACACAAGTGGCTATCTTTCGGCCTCAAATTCTTCTACTATGGAGGAAACACCATATAGAACTCGTCCGCTGACTGGTGGACCGTTATCAAAGCTACAGGCTCCTCTTAGTAACTATAATCTGAAGGATGATATGGATGTATTTTCTCCACTTGTTGATGTCCAGCCTTTCACACCATCTAGTGGCAACTGGTGGGATGAGCATGGAAGTGATGATGCAAAAAAGGATGATAAACCAGGAGAAAAGAAATTTTCAACAACCAGGAAGTATTCGTATATGGAAGGCAATGATGAGCCACATCCGATTGCAGATTGGCGGTCTACTGCAAGACAGGTCCTTCATGAAAAACTTATATATGCTTATGTTTTAGGgggcacatgcctcatcatgaaaTCATAAACCATCTAGTTTTTTTTTTCTGATGTTGTTATACATGTTTGCATTGTACAGGATAGCATCTCATCTGTGACTACTACATCCATGCCATCATGGAAGAGCGAACTGTCTGTATCTTCGCCAGAGCCAGCAACTGGAAATGCATTACCAGACAGGCTTACTCAACGTCAACTGATCTCACGCTTTGGGTCTTCAGCCTTTCCAACTGGTGGCTTGGCATTTACAGCCTCACAAGATCCAGCTTCAGCACCCAGTCACTCACTGAAGGGTTCTCTTACAAGTAACATTTTAATGAATCTACAAAACAAGGGCATCTTGAACAATGTATCCTCTTCCCTGGACGCATCCTCTCCTAATCTTCAGAGTTCACTTCCCTCATCATATGTTTCAAAAACTATGCCATCTGTGATTCCTGATCAACTAGGAGCAGCACAATCCACTTCTTTGTGGAGACCCACAACATATACTGATAGAATGAGCTCATCATCTGTTTTTAGTGATGGATTAGCTTCAGCATTTGGCTCACCCAAATCAAAGAAGACAGGAGCAGAAGCAAAAGATGAGTTGCTCAGTAACATTTTGTCAAGACAAACAGCAGCTGGCTCTTCATCTGCAATCCCTTTAGCAAGCAATGTAAAGAATTTCTTGTTTACTAGTGCAACTAGTATGCCTAAATATTTTTACAGCATGGTTTACTGAACTGATATATTTTATTTATTAGGGGGTAGTGCCACCACAACTGGCGAACACAGGTTCTTCATCTGATCAACTCGGCGCTTCTTCCTTCTCACTTCAGTATGTGCAGCGCATGCTTGAAGAATCTCTTGGGTCTGTCCAGAAGTCCATCCATGAGGATGTGAGAAATCTCCACATTGAACTTTTAAGACAGTTTCACATGCACGAGgtaaaatttctagctcaatatgCTGGGGTTGCTTTGTGCTTcgagttttgattcaaatttgattttaagctgactttgttttatTCTCAATGGCACACCTATATAACCTGCTCCAATGCCCCATGCAAACAGATCTGTGGGCAGAAGCATCATAAGTTGCGCTTGGTTGCCTGCATTAGTTTGTGCAGTTAACCTGTGTCCCATTGAGGCCTGTGTAGATTTGCACAGTGCTGAAAGGAGGCCAAATGCTGCATTAGTTGGGATGCTAGATTTGATTGTCTTAGGCAATACAGGCTTGCAAAAGTTGATGAGGCCCACAAAAATGGAATCTTATCCCCCCACTTCTAGAACATGGAGGTGATCACGTGCAACAAAATATAGGCAGCCAAATACGATCTTACCAGTCAGTTGCCCGTGTGTTACTACAGTTTCCATATTCATAATATTTATAATATCTATCCTTTGTAGAGTACAGGCGAATGTGTGTTCCAGTGGTTAGAACCTGAGTGTGGGAGGTTGAGGTTGATGGATCGAACGCCAGGTTTCACGTATATTTTTTTGGCGACGGTGGTTTTTCTCTGCGTGTGGGATGGGAGGGAATCTCTGAGAGGTAGACGCATGAAGAAACTCCCACTTAAATATAGTAGAGACTAAACACAACATGCATCTGTAGGACAACTAAACACCAACATATTGCATATGTTTATGCTGCCTTGTGTAGTGTTTCATAAGGCCTAATACATGATAATATTTGTGCAAGCTGTTAGAGTATTAGGCCTGTTAAGGCTAGGCCCATGTGGCCCATGTAAACACTATATAGTTACCCTGTTGGGTTAGCCCTAATACATAGAATATTCACTCCAATATGTGGGTTCTGGTGCCCCGTCCGCTCGGCACCAACGTCGTCACCGGCAAGTGGATCTGGACACACAAGCGGCGGGTTGATGGTACCCTGGAGCGGTACAAGGCTCGCTGGGTTCTTCGGGGGCTTCACTCAGCGCCCCGGAGTCGACTACGATGAGACCTTCAGCCCGGTTGTGAAGCCGGCCACCGTCCGCACGGTGCTCTCGCTCGCTCCTGGCTAGTTcaccagctcgacgtcaagaaagCCTTCCTGCACGGCGCCCTCACCGAGACCGTCTACTGCTGTCAGCCTGTGGGGTTCGTGGACTCCTCTCGCCCTGACATGGTCTGCCGGCTCAACAGGTCCCTCTACGGTCTCAAGCAGGCCCCCCGGGCGTGGCACTCCAGGCTGGCTACGTTCCTGGTGACACTGGGCTTCGTGGAGGCCAAGTCAGACACGTCTCTGTTCGTCCACCATCATGGCGCAGAGACTGCCTACTTGCTACTCTACGTGGATGACATTGTCCTCACCGCCTCTAGTCCGTCACTTCTTCGCCGCTTCGTTgacgcccttcagcgggagtttcCGGTCAAAGATCTGGGCGTGCTTCACCATTTCCTGGGGGTCACTGCTGAGTCTCGCCCCTCAGGACTCCTCTTTCACCAGCGACAGTATACTCTTGACATTCTGGAGCGGGCCCAGATgagtgactgcaagccctgctccaccccTGTCGACACGCAGGCCAAACTCTCTGAGGCCACGGGTGACCCAGTCGTGGACCCCACCGACTACAGGAGTCTTGCCGGTGCCCTTCAGTACCTCACATTCACCAGGCCGGACATCTCTTATGCCGTGCAGCAGGTCTGCCTCCATATGCACGACCCCCGGGAGCCCCACCTTGCGGCTCTCAAGCGCCTCCCCCACTACCTCCGGGGCACCGTCGACTACAGGCTGCTTCTTCACCGGTCTACCTCCTCCGAGCTGGTCGTCTACACTGACGCTAACTGGGCCGGGTGCCCAGACACTCGGCgctccacctccggctacgccgtctTCTTAGGGGGCAACCTAGTTTCCTGGTCGTCGAAGCGCCAGCCGGTCGTTTCCCGCTCAAGTGCAGAGGcggagtaccgtgccgtggccaacagCGTGGCGGAGGCTGCTTGGCTCAGGCAGCTCCTCGCCGAGCTTCACAGTCCCCTCTCCAAGAGCACGttggtctactgcgacaacgtcagcgcagtttacctctccaccaacccattGCAGCACCAGCGGACCAAGCATGTAGAGATCGATCTACACTTCGTCCGCGATTATGTCACTGCCGGTGCTGTTCGGGTCCTCCATGTCCTGACCACCTCCCAgtttgccgacatcttcaccaagggtcttccgTCCTCGACCTTCGCCGAGTTTCGCTCCAGCCTCAACATCAGTAGTGGCTAGTTGAGTCTGTGGGGGGTGTTAGAGTATTCCTATTGTGTGATGTACTTCTTTTTGAGTCCAGTCTGTGTACTCCGCTGCGTCGGTAGTCCagactgcgggggggtgttagagtATTAGGCCTGTTAAGGCTAGGCCCATGTGGCCCATGTAAACACTATATAGCTACCCTGTTGGGTTAGCCCTAATACATAGAATATTCACTCCAATACAAGCAATAGTAAAGCTGCACTGTTTTTTCATATAGATTTAATTTAAAGTAGACATATTGTGACAACTGCCCCCTGATTTTATTTTCTCTACCCCTAGTACTTTCCTTTGCCGTGATAACCACACCCTTTTGAAATAATGTATTAGTTGCATGAAATATTCAGTTTCCCGAACCTGCATGTCCTTGCACTACAAGGTTGGTTCCAACCATAGGGTCTGTATCTACCGCCAGATCAGCTATCAATCGTGCTATTGACCCTCATTAGTCTTTATCTAGCACAAGATTCCGGTGCACATCCTTTAGCCTCAGCCTACAGCCACCTCAACACCACATCAACTTTTCTTTTACGTTATTTTATTGAAATAAAAATACATCTGATTACATAAATAAGGAGATAAAATTACATAATTCATAAAAAAACAATTAAAAATTATATAACTTAAACataaaaataaaaattacatAATTCATAGATAACTAATAAACTACTCTCTTTATCTTTCTCTTTCACCTTTTATGCCGCTTCTTCCTCTAATTTGAGTTGCTTTGGCAAATTTTAAGGCCAATTTATGGGCCCTTTTCATGTCTTTGTCCATGTTGGTAGTGGAGTTTGAAGGAAGGAGAGAATGCGTATAATGTGTGGGATGTTTATTGCTTGAGCCCTTGGGCTGTTTATATAAGAGTACATGGCTTGGAGGGCAAGTCGCCTCTCCTAGAGATAAGGAAGGCTATCATGGGATTACAATCAATCCTAAACTATCCATATTCGGTGTTACCTAATATACTCTAACATCCCCCCGCAGTCATAGCGGGAGCAGCACAAACGATGAGACTGTAGAAGCAGTCGATCTGAAACCCCCCTCCCGCAGTCGTAATGGTCGATGCCAGATGCTGTGGCTGGAGTGGAAGCCGACCAGGTTGCCCAAGCAAGGCGGTAGCCCTTTGTGCCGATGTCGAAGTAGCCAAGCGCGAGGACAAGTAGTTGTGTTGTGGTGCCGTGCGTTGGGTAGCTGTGGTCGATGTAGCTGTCGAGGATGTCGAAGACAACAAGACGCACAAGTCGCGGGGTAGGCGCAAGACGCGGGAAGGCCCGCAACGCGCCAGGGTGATGGTGGTGTAGGAGCCATAGACGAAGACGGCGACACAGTCGATGCTGTCGTAGAGGAAGAAGCTGATGCCGAGGATGATGTTGTCAAACCGCCGTGGACGAGGTGTGCTCCAGGTTTGCCACACCTGGAAACGTGTCGTAGACGAATGCATGTGCCGTTGTTGCCAGTACCGCACGTACTAGGTAGAAGGCCCAACCAAATGTCAGCGTCTGAAGGGACCAACAAAGAAGACCTCCATGATGGTTGTAGTGCGGTACGACGGGAGTGCTGTCGTAGCTCATAGTTGTCAGAGCGGACTAGACGAAATAGTCGAGGATGAGACGACGATGCTGGCAACAAGGATGAGCTAGACGAAGGCGAAGAGGTAGGCCGTAGGCGTGGCGACGCATCGAGGATCCTGGAGTCGCAGCGACGAGAGCTACGACACATAGGAAGAAGAGACTCGACGACGGTACTTGTTGGCGAAGAACTCGAGGACGAACACGGTGCAGACCAGCGACGGGTATGCCGACGTAGCTCGCAGACCGTGCGCAGGAGACGCGCACCGACGGAGTCGACAGCGTGTAGATGCAACGACGAGGATGACGACAGATGGCGATGCTGCTGCCCGAGGAGGCGACGCAACGACGACCTTTTTGCTTGGCGGCGAACCATACACACCAGGGACAGGAGTGAAGACTCCTCACCACCTCGACGCGGACGACTCGACCAGCAGTGGAGGAATGACCCGTCTCCACGACACGAGGAGGCAGGGCAAGGGCCGGCGGCGGCCTAGCCTAGCTCCATGGCGCAAGAAGGACCGACGGTGAGGAGCCCAACACCGCTCCATGGTGAGGGGCGACCCAGAGCGAGGAGCCGTGGCACAGCTCCGAGGCGAGGGGAGGCCCGACGGCGTGGCCTCTTAGCGGGAGTCGTGGCCCGGTCCGTGGCATAATAGCTGAGCCGCCCCACGACAGGTTTCGGCGCGGCCTCGACCCGCGACGGAGGGGTGGAGCGGCCCCACGCCCACCGCGCGCAAAGAGGCGCGGTTCCGGTCCACGGCGGAGGGGCGACGCTTGGCGCGGAGGGGGACGGTTGGCGCCTATATAATTAGGACTTTGTAATCAAGAGAAGGTAAGCAATAGCAGATATCTTCTGCCAGCTTCCTCACGGGAGCTGGAATCCACATCCCTGTGCGGCTGTGCGCCGTTTCCTGCGACTACGGCGCCCAAGAGGCAGCCACCACCTCCAGGCCATAGCCTGTCCTCCCTTCACCCATACTTCCTTCGACAGATCCTACCAGTTCGCAGAAATCCTACCAGGAATATTTACCAGGAATATTTACCTGGTAGGACTAGAAATCCTACCAGTGCGCTTCTTTTTTAGTCA
This portion of the Zea mays cultivar B73 chromosome 2, Zm-B73-REFERENCE-NAM-5.0, whole genome shotgun sequence genome encodes:
- the LOC100279786 gene encoding Protein NEDD1-like, whose protein sequence is MGFVDPAAPLLATCGGDTVKLFDVTVETGDPCVLAYTPAPAHPVNAVKWNHTNLIVASAGDDKKISLWHKKGQNVGQLPTSTVDRGDDIEECIYSISFSNKGSRYLCSCGSGHIVRIWDLQRKRCIKWLSGHTDTITGVMYNCKDEHLASISMKGDLILHNLASGARVSELSDPNGQVLRVLDYSRNSRHLLVTAGDDGSVHLWDTTAKSPKVSWLKQHSAPTSGVCISPSSDKIIATVGLDKKLYTLDSGSRRPAHTIPHEAPFSSLAYNDDGTIIAAGTNSGRVVFYDIRGKPKPLTILRAYNTSEAVTGLCWQRSKPVVVNENSSSEVALLGGTNEESVLMPDPLPSATPTGLGSGVATTSLLSLTANTSGYLSASNSSTMEETPYRTRPLTGGPLSKLQAPLSNYNLKDDMDVFSPLVDVQPFTPSSGNWWDEHGSDDAKKDDKPGEKKFSTTRKYSYMEGNDEPHPIADWRSTARQDSISSVTTTSMPSWKSELSVSSPEPATGNALPDRLTQRQLISRFGSSAFPTGGLAFTASQDPASAPSHSLKGSLTSNILMNLQNKGILNNVSSSLDASSPNLQSSLPSSYVSKTMPSVIPDQLGAAQSTSLWRPTTYTDRMSSSSVFSDGLASAFGSPKSKKTGAEAKDELLSNILSRQTAAGSSSAIPLASNGVVPPQLANTGSSSDQLGASSFSLQYVQRMLEESLGSVQKSIHEDVRNLHIELLRQFHMHEMEMSGVLNLVLEKVEGLTKEVQQLRRENQQLRQQLL